One segment of Hippopotamus amphibius kiboko isolate mHipAmp2 chromosome 2, mHipAmp2.hap2, whole genome shotgun sequence DNA contains the following:
- the MRPL41 gene encoding 39S ribosomal protein L41, mitochondrial encodes MGLLSGAARALVRGADRMSQWTSKRGPRTFYRSRGAQDTGFRGRDGRFVQVKEMVPELVVPDLAGFKLKPYVNYRAPEGTDAPLTAKQLFLETAAPAIEKDFEAGTFDPERLEKYGFEPTQEGKLFQLYPKNFPR; translated from the coding sequence ATGGGCCTCCTGAGCGGGGCGGCTCGCGCCCTGGTGAGGGGCGCGGACCGAATGAGCCAGTGGACCAGCAAGCGGGGCCCGCGCACCTTCTACAGGAGCCGCGGCGCCCAGGACACCGGCTTCCGCGGCCGCGACGGCAGGTTCGTGCAGGTCAAGGAGATGGTCCCGGAGCTGGTGGTGCCAGATCTTGCCGGCTTCAAGCTCAAGCCCTACGTGAACTACCGCGCCCCGGAGGGCACCGACGCGCCGCTAACGGCCAAGCAGCTCTTTCTGGAGACGGCGGCACCTGCTATCGAGAAGGACTTCGAGGCCGGGACTTTCGACCCCGAGCGCCTGGAGAAGTACGGCTTCGAGCCCACGCAGGAAGGCAAGCTCTTCCAGCTGTACCCCAAGAACTTCCCGCGCTAG